One genomic region from Ptychodera flava strain L36383 chromosome 5, AS_Pfla_20210202, whole genome shotgun sequence encodes:
- the LOC139133727 gene encoding uncharacterized protein isoform X1 has protein sequence MMNIFFTALLLSLCGIVCQEVLALSPCDFEFNGSRAIGNNVLSIPVDYDVTVQDGKDLILNSGIDVMEDREICVTRKRLDDVIVIGCTSGSSNTIDYTVTGHSLTEYKGSWSLNIYNLQSKHNESTYTWKYSDDGDVIGETRIRVFDKKSSNIQVTSYDGRNMSVILELNALNAIDVGFENTEKIVFFFTNINGSAADCHVSEGRPSIYPIHCHNILSINYINVSKRDMQDIYHLTVTTNATNEPRRIAIDFQVEEENYANLNIIRHPSFHGDIAILQWSIEYIILTSTWFFNNSKIEADERHSTVDNGTSGTLTIHNASEIDNGVYHCQLRVRFGIINCPVADLTVPVTQLEARDCKYRFAELISVVVLLIVSMTVNVFLGYRCCVSRKEMKTGYVSSVIVHIHSLVDYVVDRNTIF, from the exons ATGATGAATATATTTTTCACAGCTTTATTATTGAGTTTGTGCGGAATAGTATGTCAAGAAGTGTTGGCTTTATCTCCCTGTGATTTTGAATTCAATG GATCTCGTGCTATTGGAAACAACGTTCTGTCAATACCCGTTGATTATGATGTGACTGTTCAGGATGGAAAGGACTtgattttgaattctggcatcgATGTCATGGAAGATAGAGAAATATGTGTTACACGAAAAAGATTGG ATGACGTCATTGTTATTGGCTGTACCAGTGGATCTTCGAACACAATTGACTACACAGTTACCGGTCACAGTCTCACAGAATACAAAGGATCCTGGAGTCTTAACATTTACAACTTACAGAGCAAACACAATGAATCCACTTACACATGGAAATACAGTGACGACGGTGACGTCATTGGAGAAACTCGTATCCGTGTTTTCG ATAAGAAATCTTCGAATATTCAGGTGACATCCTATGATGGAAGGAATATGTCAGTCATATTGGAACTCAACGCATTGAATGCAATTGACGTCGGGTTTGAGAACACTGAGAAAATTGTCTTCTTTTTCACGAACATTAATGGATCTGCCGCTGACTGTCACGTCTCTGAGGGTCGTCCATCTATCTACCCTATACACTGCCACAATATTCTATCAATAAACTACATCAATGTCTCTAAACGTGATATGCAGGATATTTACCATTTGACGGTGACGACAAATGCAACAAACGAACCTCGAAGAATTGCCATAGACTTTCAAGTTGAAG AAGAGAATTACGCAAATCTGAACATTATTCGTCATCCATCATTCCATGGTGACATTGCTATTCTACAATGGAGCATAGAATATATTATTTTGACTTCAACATGGTTTTTCAACAATTCCAAAATCGAG GCTGATGAGAGACATTCAACCGTGGACAATGGTACTTCAGGTACTTTAACAATTCATAATGCCAGCGAAATTGATAATGGTGTCTATCACTGCCAACTTAGAGTTCGCTTCGGCATCATTAACTGCCCCGTGGCAGATCTGACAGTGCCTG TGACACAACTTGAAGCACGTGATTGCAAATATCGATTTGCCGAGTTAATTTCCgttgttgtgttgttgattGTATCTATGACTGTAAACGTGTTCCTAGGATATCGTTGCTGCGTGAgcagaaaagaaatgaaaacag GATATGTATCATCTGTGATAGTTCACATTCACAGCTTAGTCGACTATGTTGTCGATAGAAATActatattttaa
- the LOC139133730 gene encoding FAD-dependent oxidoreductase domain-containing protein 2-like produces MPTYHETIIIGAGPAGLQMGYYMNNAERDHIILEAANKAGHFFTHEPRHRLLISINKRFNPFPDFEYNMRHDWNSLLSDDRSLLFTKYTDKLFPAADDLVRYMNDYAQKHEIKIQYNTRVVHISKENRRGAAKGLFYLKTEGGGEYSCKVLIMATGAVAEHLPDMPGLEYVDTYASHDIDPEKYKGKLVAIIGRGNSAFEAANHLAPYAAFVHIFGGRALKHAWNTHFVGDLRAINNTILDMYMLKSLHSYLGIECLGFSKEGDQIILHFRDLVLHWTTPGWFHDTKPYDHVIVCTGWKYVDPSLFADNCKPATKKRGKFPVLKTNWESENVENLFFMGTSMQAIDRQAASGFIHGFRYNVRTMHRQMEERYQGVPYPVKLLPRNVSPIADLMIERSSIEAGIYQLNTFMGDVVIIPEDPNEQVRYYPDLPMVYALEQEWFKKAKFAYTMFLKYYFDRFEEYAKDAIVFDHWPNPEDEHCQAFLRPTVCYYSNGEFVEEISGTENLVLRFDTEDHSADNIDKNRNLFKNFINKHTNLNPGEKFNDYFLLSKDRKPTVFRPLTEEEMKRVPPEFYKTINYKCRPSTLDLLPPPVAE; encoded by the exons ATGCCAA CCTATCACGAAACCATTATCATCGGAGCCGGTCCAGCCGGTCTCCAGATGGGTTACTACATGAACAATGCCGAGCGGGACCATATCATCCTTGAAGCTGCAAACAAAGCTGGCCACTTCTTCACCCATGAGCCCCGTCATCGTCTGCTCATTTCCATCAACAAAAGGTTCAACCCGTTTCCAGACTTCGAGTATAACATGAGGCACGACTGGAACTCTTTGCTCTCGGATGATCGCTCTCTGCTCTTCACAAAGTACACAGACAAGCTCTTCCCGGCGGCAGACGACCTTGTTCGATACATGAACGACTACGCGCAGAAACACgaaatcaaaattcaatacaacACCCGCGTGGTCCACATCAGCAAGGAGAACCGACGCGGAGCTGCCAAGGGGTTGTTTTATCTTAAGACCGAAGGCGGCGGTGAATATAGCTGTAAGGTTCTGATAATGGCCACAGGTGCAGTGGCAGAACATCTCCCCGATATGCCAGGTCTCGAGTATGTCGATACCTACGCAAGTCACGACATCGACCCGGAGAAGTACAAGGGCAAACTTGTCGCTATCATTGGTCGAGGAAACAGTGCCTTTGAAGCGGCTAATCACCTTGCACCTTACGCTGCCTTTGTGCACATTTTCGGAGGAAGGGCCCTGAAACATGCCTGGAATACACATTTTGTCG GTGACCTGCGTGCTATAAACAATACAATTTTGGACATGTATATGTTGAAGTCCCTCCATTCATATTTGGGTATTGAATGCCTGGGATTTTCAAAGGAAGGCGACCAAATTATACTTCACTTCCGAGACTTGGTTCTGCACTGGACCACACCAGGCTGGTTCCACGACACCAAACCCTACGACCATGTCATCGTATGCACTGGATGGAAGTACGTTGACCCTTCCCTGTTCGCTGATAATTGTAAACCAG CGACCAAGAAACGGGGCAAATTCCCAGTTCTGAAAACAAACTGGGAAtcagaaaatgttgaaaacctCTTTTTCATGGGAACATCTATGCAGGCCATCGATCGCCAGGCCGCATCCGGATTCATCCACGGTTTCAGATACAACGTGAGAACCATGCATCGTCAAATGGAAGAGAGGTATCAAGGCGTTCCTTACCCAGTCAAACTGCTGCCACGTAACGTGTCCCCTATTGCTGATCTCATGATTG AGCGTTCAAGTATCGAGGCTGGTATTTATCAGCTGAATACCTTCATGGGAGATGTTGTCATCATTCCTGAAGACCCCAACGAACAGGTCCGCTACTATCCAGATCTTCCTATGGTCTACGCTTTAGAACAAGAATGGTTTAAGAAAGCCAAGTTTGCCTACACCATGTTCCTCAAGTATTACTTTGACAG GTTTGAAGAATACGCAAAGGACGCCATCGTTTTCGATCACTGGCCAAATCCCGAGGATGAGCACTGCCAGGCTTTCCTGAGACCAACCGTGTGTTACTATAGCAACGGAGAGTTCGTGGAAGAAATCAGTGGTACAGAAAACCTGGTTCTAAGATTCGACACCGAAGATCACTCGGCTGATAACATCGACAAGAACAGAAACTTGTTCAAAAACTTCATCAACAAACAT ACGAATCTCAATCCCGGTGAAAAGTTCAATGATTACTTCTTGCTGTCAAAGGATAGAAAACCAACTGTCTTCAGGCCACTTACAGAGGAAGAAATGAAGAGAGTACCACCAGAATTCTACAAGACCATTAATTACAAGTGCAGGCCAAGCACACTGGATCTGCTGCCACCACCGGTGGCAGAGTAA
- the LOC139133727 gene encoding uncharacterized protein isoform X2, which translates to MEDREICVTRKRLDDVIVIGCTSGSSNTIDYTVTGHSLTEYKGSWSLNIYNLQSKHNESTYTWKYSDDGDVIGETRIRVFDKKSSNIQVTSYDGRNMSVILELNALNAIDVGFENTEKIVFFFTNINGSAADCHVSEGRPSIYPIHCHNILSINYINVSKRDMQDIYHLTVTTNATNEPRRIAIDFQVEEENYANLNIIRHPSFHGDIAILQWSIEYIILTSTWFFNNSKIEADERHSTVDNGTSGTLTIHNASEIDNGVYHCQLRVRFGIINCPVADLTVPVTQLEARDCKYRFAELISVVVLLIVSMTVNVFLGYRCCVSRKEMKTGYVSSVIVHIHSLVDYVVDRNTIF; encoded by the exons ATGGAAGATAGAGAAATATGTGTTACACGAAAAAGATTGG ATGACGTCATTGTTATTGGCTGTACCAGTGGATCTTCGAACACAATTGACTACACAGTTACCGGTCACAGTCTCACAGAATACAAAGGATCCTGGAGTCTTAACATTTACAACTTACAGAGCAAACACAATGAATCCACTTACACATGGAAATACAGTGACGACGGTGACGTCATTGGAGAAACTCGTATCCGTGTTTTCG ATAAGAAATCTTCGAATATTCAGGTGACATCCTATGATGGAAGGAATATGTCAGTCATATTGGAACTCAACGCATTGAATGCAATTGACGTCGGGTTTGAGAACACTGAGAAAATTGTCTTCTTTTTCACGAACATTAATGGATCTGCCGCTGACTGTCACGTCTCTGAGGGTCGTCCATCTATCTACCCTATACACTGCCACAATATTCTATCAATAAACTACATCAATGTCTCTAAACGTGATATGCAGGATATTTACCATTTGACGGTGACGACAAATGCAACAAACGAACCTCGAAGAATTGCCATAGACTTTCAAGTTGAAG AAGAGAATTACGCAAATCTGAACATTATTCGTCATCCATCATTCCATGGTGACATTGCTATTCTACAATGGAGCATAGAATATATTATTTTGACTTCAACATGGTTTTTCAACAATTCCAAAATCGAG GCTGATGAGAGACATTCAACCGTGGACAATGGTACTTCAGGTACTTTAACAATTCATAATGCCAGCGAAATTGATAATGGTGTCTATCACTGCCAACTTAGAGTTCGCTTCGGCATCATTAACTGCCCCGTGGCAGATCTGACAGTGCCTG TGACACAACTTGAAGCACGTGATTGCAAATATCGATTTGCCGAGTTAATTTCCgttgttgtgttgttgattGTATCTATGACTGTAAACGTGTTCCTAGGATATCGTTGCTGCGTGAgcagaaaagaaatgaaaacag GATATGTATCATCTGTGATAGTTCACATTCACAGCTTAGTCGACTATGTTGTCGATAGAAATActatattttaa